The proteins below come from a single Isoptericola dokdonensis DS-3 genomic window:
- a CDS encoding ATP-binding protein, with the protein MSTTTSTRPRVASRVVPWLCVAAMVLCVAALPLLADGGWAVWAVGGAALLLPVVAAVLLARAARRDDETLRALVAERDLLARRLTETADVLERTTNDLAAEQAGRRRERAAVETAVVALSRKVQASAHRVQEEAARMVQRHSADPDVLQTSMRIDHAAAQHARQAQSLVALCGQRPGQTWDEPLPLPDVVRAAAGRITAFQRVEVSGDPGLSVSPLAVEALVHVVAELLANATQCSPPNTKVLATLRQVQRGAVIEIDDCGVGMDERELARVRRIASGAAPVTIADLGQVPQTGLAVVGTYARALDLRVDLVESVYGGLRAVVMLPAAHTEVSATGPSVLAPSVDDAWGTAPAPAAHLAPPVVARPEPPSATSVAADVVRPGPPVLPQRRSRRAALDGPPTRPTPATTTEDRADRPAPDPVADQTAEEAGAWIGAFFAAGTAPLPDPQLSEPAADTAGTSEDR; encoded by the coding sequence GTGAGTACGACGACGTCCACGAGGCCACGCGTCGCGAGCAGGGTCGTCCCCTGGTTGTGCGTCGCCGCGATGGTGCTGTGCGTGGCAGCGCTCCCGTTGCTCGCCGACGGCGGCTGGGCGGTGTGGGCCGTGGGGGGCGCCGCGCTGCTGCTGCCCGTCGTCGCCGCGGTGCTGCTGGCGCGGGCCGCGCGCCGCGACGACGAGACCCTGCGCGCCCTGGTCGCCGAGCGCGACCTGCTGGCCCGGCGCCTCACCGAGACCGCGGACGTGCTGGAGCGGACCACGAACGACCTCGCCGCCGAGCAGGCGGGTCGCCGGCGCGAGCGCGCGGCCGTCGAGACCGCCGTGGTGGCGCTCAGCCGGAAGGTCCAGGCGTCCGCCCACCGCGTCCAGGAGGAGGCGGCGCGCATGGTCCAGCGGCACTCCGCCGACCCCGACGTGCTCCAGACGTCCATGCGCATCGACCACGCCGCGGCCCAGCACGCGCGGCAGGCGCAGAGCCTCGTGGCCCTGTGCGGCCAGCGGCCCGGCCAGACCTGGGACGAGCCGCTGCCGCTGCCGGACGTCGTGCGCGCCGCCGCCGGCCGGATCACCGCGTTCCAACGGGTCGAGGTCTCCGGCGACCCGGGTCTCAGCGTCTCGCCCCTGGCCGTGGAGGCGCTCGTGCACGTCGTGGCCGAGCTGCTGGCCAACGCCACCCAGTGCTCGCCCCCGAACACCAAGGTGCTCGCCACGCTGCGCCAGGTGCAGCGCGGCGCCGTCATCGAGATCGACGACTGCGGCGTCGGGATGGACGAGCGCGAGCTCGCCCGCGTGCGCCGGATCGCCTCGGGGGCCGCGCCCGTGACCATCGCGGACCTCGGCCAGGTGCCCCAGACGGGCCTGGCCGTCGTCGGGACGTACGCGCGGGCCCTCGACCTGCGGGTCGACCTCGTGGAGTCGGTCTACGGCGGCCTGCGGGCCGTCGTCATGCTGCCGGCCGCGCACACCGAGGTCTCCGCGACCGGTCCGTCGGTGCTGGCGCCCAGCGTCGACGACGCCTGGGGCACGGCTCCCGCCCCGGCGGCGCACCTGGCCCCGCCGGTGGTGGCGCGGCCCGAGCCGCCGTCCGCGACCTCGGTCGCGGCCGACGTGGTGCGGCCCGGCCCGCCGGTGCTGCCGCAGCGCCGGTCACGGCGCGCCGCGCTCGACGGGCCCCCGACCCGCCCGACCCCGGCGACGACGACCGAGGACCGGGCCGACCGGCCCGCCCCCGATCCGGTCGCCGACCAGACGGCCGAGGAGGCGGGCGCCTGGATCGGCGCGTTCTTCGCGGCCGGCACAGCACCGCTGCCCGATCCCCAGCTCAGCGAGCCGGCCGCCGACACGGCCGGCACCTCGGAGGACCGATGA
- a CDS encoding roadblock/LC7 domain-containing protein: MTTTDQTTTAHPDSWMLDLVAEVRGVLHAIVLSSDGLVKVRTDVTDPDTADKVAAACAGLVALGLSMGREFGRSDTLRQVVVEFDGGFLFVRGAGDGSRLAVITDTTVDPGLVAQQMQAQVLMIGERTLGTEPVGD, translated from the coding sequence ATGACGACGACCGACCAGACCACCACCGCCCACCCGGACAGCTGGATGCTCGACCTCGTGGCCGAGGTTCGTGGCGTCCTGCACGCGATCGTGCTCAGCTCGGACGGGCTGGTGAAGGTCCGCACCGACGTGACCGACCCCGACACGGCGGACAAGGTCGCCGCGGCGTGCGCGGGCCTCGTCGCGCTGGGGCTCAGCATGGGGCGCGAGTTCGGGCGCAGCGACACGCTGCGACAGGTGGTCGTCGAGTTCGACGGCGGCTTCCTGTTCGTGCGCGGCGCCGGTGACGGCTCGCGGCTCGCGGTGATCACCGACACCACGGTCGACCCGGGGCTCGTCGCGCAGCAGATGCAGGCCCAGGTGCTCATGATCGGCGAGCGCACCCTGGGCACGGAACCGGTCGGGGACTGA
- a CDS encoding DUF742 domain-containing protein: MNVDGFRDHPVRSYVLTGGRAHPSRNTLRPETLVCAALDDGREPPRAAGRHEQAVLDTCQGTLAVAEIAAYLRLPVSLSAVIVSDLVDAGHLVVRSGVTHGLPDTDLLEEILDGLRNL; this comes from the coding sequence ATGAACGTCGACGGTTTCCGCGACCATCCGGTCCGCTCCTACGTCCTGACCGGCGGTCGCGCGCACCCCAGCCGCAACACCCTGCGCCCGGAGACGCTCGTGTGCGCGGCGCTGGACGACGGCCGCGAGCCGCCGCGGGCCGCGGGTCGGCACGAGCAGGCGGTGCTGGACACGTGCCAGGGCACGCTCGCCGTCGCCGAGATCGCGGCCTACCTCCGTCTGCCCGTGAGCCTGTCGGCCGTCATCGTCTCCGACCTGGTCGACGCGGGGCACCTCGTCGTCCGGTCGGGAGTCACCCACGGGCTCCCTGACACCGACCTGCTGGAGGAGATCCTCGATGGGCTCCGCAACCTCTGA
- a CDS encoding cytochrome P450 has translation MSVTAAGRAVRLEEVSDRTLLADLAGAADPRAAYEALRSRWGNVAPVDLEPGVPAWLALGYDEVTTVLRNEALFARDARHWRYEAERLVAWRSPARAVLAQRDSAHDRDGEEHRRLRAPLADLLATLDEQRLTRTVTVACRSALDRLRARGGGDLVAEYAADVPVRVLADLLGLNLADARRLHELTVTVRAGTEGSYGASVEMENLLANVVAGRRAEPGDDLTSALLAHPAHANDLEVMGAVGLLFRTAHDAEVAWCATTIGRLLTDPGFAGRLHGGRLVLDDALDEIARTDPPLPHLLPRYALSDSRVGGQPVAAGDAIVPAVAAANLDRAVQAVDPWEQVDARFHLTWGAGAHGCPAHRSAPLVTRLVVGHLLAVVAELELAVPAHDVVPVRSAWVRHPAALPVRWR, from the coding sequence GTGAGCGTCACCGCAGCCGGTCGGGCCGTCCGCCTGGAGGAGGTCTCCGACCGCACCCTGCTCGCGGACCTCGCGGGTGCCGCCGACCCCCGTGCGGCGTACGAGGCGCTGCGCTCCCGGTGGGGGAACGTGGCCCCGGTCGACCTGGAGCCGGGTGTGCCGGCCTGGTTGGCCCTGGGGTACGACGAGGTCACCACGGTGCTGCGCAACGAGGCGCTGTTCGCCCGGGACGCCCGGCACTGGCGCTACGAGGCGGAGCGGCTGGTGGCCTGGCGCTCTCCCGCGCGGGCGGTGCTGGCGCAGCGCGACAGCGCCCACGACCGCGACGGCGAGGAGCACCGGCGGCTGCGCGCGCCGCTGGCGGACCTGCTGGCCACCCTCGACGAGCAGCGCCTGACGCGCACGGTGACGGTCGCGTGCCGGTCGGCGCTCGACCGCCTCCGGGCGCGGGGCGGCGGGGACCTCGTCGCGGAGTACGCGGCGGACGTGCCGGTGCGGGTGCTGGCGGACCTCCTGGGCCTCAACCTGGCTGACGCACGCCGCCTGCACGAGCTGACCGTGACCGTCCGGGCGGGCACCGAGGGCTCCTACGGGGCGTCGGTCGAGATGGAGAACCTGCTGGCGAACGTCGTCGCGGGGCGTCGGGCGGAACCGGGCGACGACCTCACCTCGGCACTGCTGGCGCACCCGGCGCACGCCAACGACCTCGAGGTGATGGGCGCCGTCGGCCTGCTGTTCCGGACCGCGCACGACGCCGAGGTGGCGTGGTGCGCCACGACCATCGGGCGGCTCCTCACGGACCCGGGTTTCGCGGGGCGGCTGCACGGCGGCCGGCTCGTGCTCGACGACGCGCTCGACGAGATCGCGCGGACCGACCCGCCGCTGCCGCACCTGCTGCCGCGCTACGCGCTGTCGGACAGCCGGGTCGGCGGGCAGCCGGTCGCGGCCGGTGACGCGATCGTCCCGGCAGTGGCGGCGGCGAACCTGGACCGGGCGGTGCAGGCGGTGGACCCGTGGGAGCAGGTCGATGCCCGGTTTCACCTGACGTGGGGCGCGGGGGCGCACGGCTGCCCCGCGCACCGGTCGGCGCCGCTCGTCACGCGGCTGGTCGTGGGGCACCTGCTCGCGGTCGTCGCGGAGCTGGAGCTCGCGGTGCCGGCGCACGACGTGGTGCCGGTGCGCTCGGCCTGGGTGCGGCACCCGGCGGCGCTCCCGGTGCGCTGGCGCTGA
- a CDS encoding flavin-containing monooxygenase — protein sequence MKIAVVGAGFAGLASATTLREFGHDVTVFEKAPDVGGVWSSTRRYTGLYTQNNKGSYAFSDAPMPKHYPEWPSGEQVQAYLEQYVVDHGLTDLLRLSTEVVRAELTDAEDGWLVTARRSGEAVAEPERFDHLVVANGIFSDPVIPPFDGLGELLRAGGKIVAASQLATVEDARDRHVVVVGYGKSACDVAAEVGPVAAGTTVVARHLLWKMPKKLGNALNYKYLLLTRMGEALFRYQDLTGGAEKFLHGPGDGVRRGMLASVGSVATKQLRLKELGLVPHTEFETIARSNVSLATDGFTEQVEAGAIAVHRDTEIERFTTDDDGAPVAVLGDGATVRADLVVCGTGFHQRVPFLDADVTDRLLDDRGNFELYRQILPHDVPHLTFAGYNSSLFSPLSAEVGAAWTAGYLADAIDLPPLEVRREHVRDRLDWMEKRTEGKHARGTNIIPFSMHQIDEMLDDLDLNLPAGKRAVQWLLPVDPQAYRQVTARLKARVGA from the coding sequence ATGAAGATCGCCGTCGTCGGAGCCGGGTTCGCCGGTCTCGCCAGTGCCACGACGCTCCGCGAGTTCGGGCACGACGTCACCGTGTTCGAGAAGGCCCCCGACGTCGGCGGCGTCTGGAGCTCGACCCGCCGCTACACGGGTCTCTACACGCAGAACAACAAGGGCTCCTACGCGTTCAGCGACGCCCCCATGCCGAAGCACTACCCCGAGTGGCCCAGCGGCGAGCAGGTCCAGGCGTACCTCGAGCAGTACGTCGTCGACCACGGGCTGACGGACCTGCTGCGGCTGTCCACCGAGGTGGTACGCGCCGAGCTCACCGACGCCGAGGACGGCTGGCTCGTGACCGCGCGCCGCAGCGGCGAGGCCGTCGCGGAACCGGAGCGGTTCGACCACCTGGTCGTCGCGAACGGCATCTTCTCCGACCCCGTCATCCCGCCGTTCGACGGGCTGGGCGAGCTGCTGCGCGCCGGGGGCAAGATCGTCGCGGCCAGCCAGCTCGCCACGGTCGAGGACGCCCGCGACCGGCACGTCGTCGTCGTCGGCTACGGCAAGTCCGCCTGCGACGTCGCCGCGGAGGTCGGCCCCGTCGCGGCCGGGACCACCGTCGTCGCCCGCCACCTGCTGTGGAAGATGCCGAAGAAGCTCGGCAACGCGCTCAACTACAAGTACCTGCTGCTCACCCGGATGGGCGAGGCGCTGTTCCGCTACCAGGACCTCACCGGCGGTGCCGAGAAGTTCCTGCACGGGCCGGGCGACGGCGTGCGCCGCGGCATGCTCGCGAGCGTGGGGTCCGTCGCCACCAAGCAGCTCCGGCTCAAGGAGCTCGGCCTCGTCCCGCACACCGAGTTCGAGACCATCGCCCGCTCCAACGTCTCGCTCGCCACCGACGGGTTCACCGAGCAGGTCGAGGCCGGCGCGATCGCCGTGCACCGCGACACCGAGATCGAGCGGTTCACCACCGACGACGACGGCGCTCCCGTCGCGGTCCTGGGCGACGGCGCGACCGTCCGCGCCGACCTGGTCGTGTGCGGCACCGGGTTCCACCAGCGGGTGCCGTTCCTCGACGCCGACGTCACCGACCGGCTCCTGGACGACCGCGGGAACTTCGAGCTCTACCGACAGATCCTCCCCCACGACGTCCCGCACCTGACGTTCGCCGGGTACAACTCGTCGCTGTTCAGCCCGCTGTCGGCCGAGGTCGGCGCCGCCTGGACGGCCGGCTACCTCGCCGACGCGATCGACCTGCCGCCGCTCGAGGTGCGGCGCGAGCACGTGCGCGACCGGCTCGACTGGATGGAGAAGCGCACCGAGGGCAAGCACGCCCGCGGGACGAACATCATCCCGTTCTCCATGCACCAGATCGACGAGATGCTGGACGACCTCGACCTCAACCTGCCCGCCGGCAAGCGGGCCGTCCAGTGGCTGCTGCCCGTCGACCCGCAGGCCTACCGCCAGGTCACCGCACGCCTCAAGGCGCGCGTCGGCGCCTGA
- the ligA gene encoding NAD-dependent DNA ligase LigA produces the protein MTDTEPAAGPAALDEASARRRWAELVALVEEDRAAYYEHDAPKVSDAEYDDRLRELEALEAAHPALRSPESPTQRVGGRAAAGFETVAHLERMLSLDNVFSTDELRAWDARVARDLGVPDGDVGYLSEVKIDGLAIALLYEKGRLVRAATRGDGREGEDITQNARRIADIPERLQGSGHPDVVEVRGEVFIPVAAFDRLNELQGETRVRAVQEARERRTFDEERAQEAALRRFPHFANPRNAAAGGLRQMLDKKSGLDLEVGLARVEALRLYAHGVGALQWTAGEHEELANQSDAYALFEQWGVPVSPHNRVVQGVDGVLAMIEHFGAHRHDIEHELDGIVVKVDALADQRRLGSTSRAPRWAIAYKYPPEEVNTRLLAIQVGVGRTGRATPYAVMEPVKVAGSTVRQATLHNQDVVRAKGVRIGDMVVLRKAGDVIPEILGPVTALADDGFPREDFVMPAECPECGTPLRPMKEGDVDLRCPNAESCPAQVRGRVEHIGSRGGLDVEALGEVTAAALTQPLEPAEPPLRTEKDLFALTVEQLAPIKVVVRDPETGLPRPSDGKGESADVTMSDGSVLTAKVARPFQKVVARTYPPGFEDATPAERRAAGVRKDFPVYGPSSTAEKLVAELDRARTKDLWRLLVSLNVRHVGPVAARALADWFGSLDRIRAASREDLAAVEGVGPVIADELLAWFDVDWHREILEAWTRAGVRFEVPGHPGPEARAEEAAAGPTGPLAGLTVVVTGSLEGYSRDGAKEAILAAGGKAAGSVSKRTDYVVVGENAGSKAAKAEELGLPVLDEAGFTALLAGGPAALEA, from the coding sequence GTGACCGACACCGAACCCGCCGCCGGACCTGCCGCGCTCGACGAGGCCTCGGCGCGGCGGCGCTGGGCCGAGCTCGTCGCCCTCGTCGAGGAGGACCGCGCCGCGTACTACGAGCACGACGCGCCGAAGGTCTCGGACGCCGAGTACGACGACCGCCTGCGCGAGCTGGAGGCGCTGGAGGCGGCGCACCCCGCGCTGCGCAGCCCCGAGTCGCCGACGCAGCGGGTCGGCGGCCGCGCGGCGGCCGGGTTCGAGACCGTCGCGCACCTGGAGCGGATGCTGTCGCTGGACAACGTGTTCAGCACCGACGAGCTGCGGGCCTGGGACGCGCGCGTGGCGCGCGACCTCGGCGTGCCGGACGGCGACGTCGGCTACCTGTCCGAGGTGAAGATCGACGGGCTCGCGATCGCGCTGCTCTACGAGAAGGGTCGCCTGGTGCGGGCCGCGACGCGCGGCGACGGCCGCGAGGGCGAGGACATCACCCAGAACGCCCGGCGCATCGCCGACATCCCCGAGAGGTTGCAGGGCAGCGGCCACCCCGACGTCGTCGAGGTGCGCGGCGAGGTCTTCATCCCGGTGGCCGCCTTCGACCGGCTCAACGAGCTGCAGGGCGAGACGCGCGTCCGGGCGGTGCAGGAGGCCCGGGAACGTCGCACGTTCGACGAGGAGCGGGCGCAGGAGGCCGCGCTGCGGCGGTTCCCGCACTTCGCCAACCCGCGCAACGCGGCGGCGGGCGGGCTGCGCCAGATGCTGGACAAGAAGTCGGGTCTCGACCTCGAGGTGGGTCTCGCCCGGGTCGAGGCGCTGCGGCTGTACGCCCACGGCGTCGGCGCGCTGCAGTGGACGGCGGGGGAGCACGAGGAGCTCGCGAACCAGTCGGACGCCTACGCCCTCTTCGAGCAGTGGGGCGTCCCGGTCTCCCCGCACAACCGGGTGGTGCAGGGCGTCGACGGCGTGCTCGCGATGATCGAGCACTTCGGCGCGCACCGGCACGACATCGAGCACGAGCTCGACGGGATCGTGGTGAAGGTCGACGCCCTGGCGGACCAGCGCCGCCTCGGCAGCACGAGCCGCGCCCCGCGCTGGGCGATCGCCTACAAGTACCCGCCCGAGGAGGTCAACACCCGCCTGCTCGCCATCCAGGTCGGCGTGGGCCGCACCGGCCGGGCCACCCCGTACGCGGTCATGGAGCCCGTCAAGGTCGCCGGGTCCACCGTCCGCCAGGCCACCCTGCACAACCAGGACGTCGTGCGCGCCAAGGGGGTGCGCATCGGCGACATGGTGGTGCTGCGCAAGGCCGGGGACGTCATCCCGGAGATCCTCGGGCCCGTCACCGCGCTCGCCGACGACGGCTTCCCCCGCGAGGACTTCGTCATGCCCGCCGAGTGCCCCGAGTGCGGCACGCCGTTGCGGCCCATGAAGGAGGGCGACGTCGACCTGCGCTGCCCCAACGCCGAGTCGTGCCCGGCCCAGGTGCGCGGACGCGTCGAGCACATCGGCTCCCGCGGCGGGCTCGACGTCGAGGCGCTCGGCGAGGTGACCGCTGCCGCCCTCACCCAGCCGCTGGAGCCCGCGGAGCCGCCGCTGCGCACCGAGAAGGACCTCTTCGCGCTCACCGTGGAACAGCTCGCCCCGATCAAGGTCGTGGTGCGTGACCCGGAGACCGGCCTGCCGCGGCCCAGCGACGGCAAGGGCGAGTCGGCCGACGTCACCATGTCCGACGGGTCGGTGCTGACGGCGAAGGTCGCGCGGCCGTTCCAGAAGGTCGTCGCGCGGACCTACCCGCCCGGCTTCGAGGACGCCACGCCCGCCGAGCGCCGTGCCGCCGGCGTGCGCAAGGACTTCCCGGTGTACGGGCCGTCCAGCACCGCCGAGAAGCTGGTCGCCGAGCTCGACCGGGCGCGCACCAAGGACCTGTGGCGGCTCCTCGTCTCGCTCAACGTCCGGCACGTGGGTCCCGTCGCGGCCCGGGCGCTGGCGGACTGGTTCGGGTCGCTGGACCGGATCCGCGCGGCATCGCGGGAGGACCTCGCGGCCGTCGAGGGCGTCGGCCCGGTCATCGCGGACGAGCTCCTCGCCTGGTTCGACGTCGACTGGCACCGGGAGATCCTCGAGGCGTGGACGCGCGCGGGCGTGCGGTTCGAGGTACCGGGCCACCCCGGACCGGAGGCACGCGCCGAGGAGGCCGCCGCTGGGCCGACCGGACCGCTGGCCGGGCTGACGGTCGTCGTCACCGGGTCGTTGGAGGGGTACAGCCGCGACGGCGCGAAGGAGGCGATCCTGGCCGCGGGTGGCAAGGCGGCCGGTTCGGTGTCGAAGCGCACCGACTACGTCGTGGTGGGGGAGAACGCCGGCTCCAAGGCCGCCAAGGCCGAGGAGCTCGGGCTGCCCGTCCTCGACGAGGCGGGCTTCACCGCCCTGCTGGCGGGCGGCCCGGCGGCGCTGGAGGCCTGA
- a CDS encoding methyltransferase family protein: MNEAELVRAAGLAVPTVLLVALLVHRRPSDRELAAAVVATCWSAVVLAPLNVVAADAGWWTFEAVGAVWRGVPVDLWWSWAILWGAVPALALRTAHPVLVVAVLVWLDLLLMPAASPVVVLGERWLVGEAIGVATALVPAVLLARWTLARRFVVVRGWAQAVIAGALLVALPVVATGATPPWPAPVTAAGVQLALAVALVGVAAMRELALVGQGTPLPYDPPRRLVVTGPYAYVRNPMQLSVAALFVVLAAVLGDARLLVGALVTVGYSSGLAAWHEGRQLRERYGEQWERYVGAVPSWRPRLRPVAPPLPAVLWVAGDCGTCRGVARWLLDRRPVGLELRPAADHRDILWRLTYEHAGVRYEGVRAFARALGHLHLGWAVVGWGLDLPLVRHFALLCTDAFGAGPRPSRGLVEAARPRPVLRPPAPPGRPPAGR, from the coding sequence GTGAACGAGGCCGAGCTGGTCCGCGCGGCGGGCCTGGCAGTGCCGACCGTGCTGCTCGTCGCCCTCCTCGTCCACCGCAGACCGTCGGACCGGGAGCTCGCCGCTGCCGTCGTGGCGACCTGCTGGAGCGCCGTCGTCCTGGCGCCGCTCAACGTCGTCGCCGCGGACGCCGGATGGTGGACGTTCGAGGCCGTCGGCGCCGTCTGGCGTGGCGTGCCCGTGGACCTCTGGTGGTCGTGGGCGATCCTGTGGGGCGCGGTACCCGCCCTGGCGCTGCGGACCGCGCACCCTGTCCTGGTCGTGGCGGTCCTCGTCTGGCTGGACCTGCTGCTCATGCCGGCGGCGAGCCCGGTCGTCGTCCTCGGCGAGCGGTGGCTGGTGGGCGAGGCGATCGGGGTGGCCACCGCACTGGTCCCCGCGGTCCTGCTGGCACGCTGGACGCTCGCCCGCCGGTTCGTCGTCGTGCGCGGGTGGGCGCAGGCCGTCATCGCCGGCGCCCTGCTCGTCGCCCTGCCCGTCGTCGCCACCGGCGCGACGCCGCCGTGGCCCGCACCGGTGACAGCAGCGGGCGTCCAGCTCGCGCTCGCCGTGGCTCTCGTCGGCGTCGCGGCCATGCGCGAGCTGGCCCTCGTCGGCCAGGGGACCCCCCTCCCCTACGACCCGCCACGTCGGCTCGTCGTCACCGGCCCGTACGCGTACGTGCGCAACCCGATGCAGCTCAGCGTCGCCGCGCTGTTCGTCGTCCTCGCCGCCGTCCTCGGCGACGCTCGCCTGCTGGTGGGAGCGCTCGTGACCGTCGGCTACTCGTCCGGCCTGGCGGCGTGGCACGAGGGCAGGCAGCTCCGGGAACGGTACGGCGAGCAGTGGGAGCGCTACGTGGGCGCCGTGCCCTCCTGGCGTCCCCGGCTGCGCCCCGTCGCTCCCCCGCTCCCGGCGGTCCTGTGGGTGGCCGGCGACTGCGGGACGTGCCGCGGCGTCGCCCGCTGGCTGCTCGACCGCCGTCCGGTGGGTCTGGAGCTGCGACCGGCAGCCGATCACCGCGACATCCTGTGGCGTCTCACGTACGAGCACGCCGGCGTCCGCTACGAGGGGGTCCGGGCGTTCGCGCGAGCGCTGGGGCACCTGCACCTCGGCTGGGCGGTCGTCGGCTGGGGGCTCGACCTGCCGCTGGTGCGGCACTTCGCCCTGCTCTGCACCGACGCTTTCGGCGCCGGACCGAGACCGTCGCGGGGCCTGGTGGAGGCCGCCCGGCCACGTCCGGTCCTCAGGCCTCCAGCGCCGCCGGGCCGCCCGCCAGCAGGGCGGTGA
- a CDS encoding TetR/AcrR family transcriptional regulator yields the protein MSTARRNSEETRRRLLDAADQVLREHGYAGTSARTIATAAEVNSALVFYHFGGVDQLLLAALDRSSAQRMAQHRATAADARTVEELVEAGLRIYRDDLEQGHLALFSELVAAAVTKPALRAEVAGRAEPWLAFVEEAWDRVAGGTPLGRLLPARGVANAALTFYLGVNLFSVLDPDQSRTEDVFDLARRLAPRARLLTLRLPGPRRR from the coding sequence ATGTCGACGGCACGACGGAACAGCGAGGAGACGCGGCGGCGGCTGCTCGACGCGGCCGACCAGGTGCTGCGCGAGCACGGGTACGCCGGCACGTCGGCGCGGACGATCGCCACCGCGGCGGAGGTCAACTCCGCCCTGGTCTTCTACCACTTCGGGGGTGTGGACCAGCTGCTGCTCGCGGCGCTCGACCGGTCCTCCGCGCAGCGGATGGCGCAGCACCGGGCGACGGCCGCCGATGCCCGCACCGTCGAGGAGCTCGTCGAGGCCGGGCTGCGCATCTACCGCGACGACCTGGAGCAGGGCCATCTCGCGCTCTTCAGCGAGCTCGTCGCCGCAGCGGTGACCAAGCCCGCTCTCCGTGCCGAGGTCGCGGGCCGGGCGGAGCCGTGGCTGGCCTTCGTGGAGGAGGCGTGGGACCGGGTGGCGGGCGGTACGCCGCTCGGACGGCTGCTACCGGCCCGGGGGGTCGCCAACGCCGCGCTCACCTTCTACCTCGGCGTCAACCTGTTCTCGGTCCTGGACCCCGACCAGTCGCGTACCGAGGACGTGTTCGACCTCGCCCGCCGCCTGGCTCCGCGGGCCCGCCTGCTCACGCTCAGGCTGCCCGGCCCGCGCCGCCGCTGA
- a CDS encoding ThuA domain-containing protein — protein sequence MTTRTALVVRGGWEGHDPVGTSDVFLPALRDAGFDITVESSLEVYADPDVMDATDLVVQCWTMGDILVEEMHGLRVAVENGTGLAGWHGGLLDSFRNATDYQHLVGGQFVAHPGDMVEHDVQIVPDHADHPVVAGLPQRITLTTEQYWLQTDAALDVLATTTHAPRPDAPWHGPVDVPVVWTRRWGAGKVFACAVGHTVDDVTEPTIHEIVVRGMLWAARDPR from the coding sequence GTGACCACGCGCACCGCCCTCGTCGTCCGCGGCGGCTGGGAAGGGCACGACCCGGTCGGCACCAGCGACGTGTTCCTCCCCGCGCTGCGCGACGCAGGGTTCGACATCACCGTGGAGAGCTCGCTGGAGGTCTACGCCGACCCCGACGTCATGGACGCCACCGATCTGGTCGTCCAGTGCTGGACGATGGGCGACATCCTCGTCGAGGAGATGCACGGCCTGCGCGTCGCCGTCGAGAACGGCACCGGCCTCGCCGGCTGGCACGGAGGGCTGCTCGACTCCTTCCGCAACGCCACCGACTACCAGCACCTCGTCGGCGGGCAGTTCGTCGCGCACCCCGGCGACATGGTCGAGCACGACGTGCAGATCGTCCCCGACCACGCCGACCACCCCGTCGTCGCCGGGCTCCCGCAGCGCATCACCCTCACCACCGAGCAGTACTGGCTGCAGACCGACGCCGCCCTCGACGTGCTCGCCACCACCACGCACGCGCCGCGGCCCGACGCACCGTGGCACGGGCCCGTCGACGTCCCCGTCGTGTGGACCCGGCGCTGGGGCGCGGGGAAGGTGTTCGCCTGCGCCGTCGGGCACACGGTCGACGACGTCACCGAGCCGACGATCCACGAGATCGTCGTGCGCGGCATGCTCTGGGCGGCGCGCGACCCGCGCTGA